One segment of Chionomys nivalis chromosome 3, mChiNiv1.1, whole genome shotgun sequence DNA contains the following:
- the LOC130871451 gene encoding coiled-coil-helix-coiled-coil-helix domain-containing protein 2 has translation MPRGSRSRSSRVAPPASRAPQMRPAPRQAPAAHPPATATAPSAVGSPAAAPRQPGLMAQMATTAAGVAVGSAVGHTLGHAVTGAFSGGGSAEPARPDITYQEPQGAQVMNQQSFGPCSLEIKQFLECAQNQSDVKLCEGFNEVLRQCRIANGLI, from the exons ATGCCGCGTGGAAGCCGAAGCCGCTCTTCCCGGGTGGCCCCTCCGGCCAG cCGGGCCCCTCAGATGAGGCCTGCTCCCAGACAAGCGCCTGCAGCTCATCCTCCAGCAACAGCGACTGCACCATCTGCAGTTGGCTCACCTGCTGCTGCACCCCGGCAGCCAGGCCTGATGGCCCAGATGGCGACCACTGCAGCCGGTGTGGCTGTGGGTTCTGCAGTGGGCCACACCCTGGGTCATGCCGTCACTGGGGCCTTCAGTGGAGGTGGCAGTGCTGAGCCTGCGAGGCCTGACATCACTTACCAG GAGCCTCAGGGAGCCCAGGTGATGAACCAGCAGTCTTTTGGACCTTGCTCTCTTGAGATCAAACAGTTCCTGGAGTGTGCCCAGAACCAGAGTGACGTCAAGCTCTGCGAGGGCTTCAACGAAGTGCTGCGGCAGTGCAGAATTGCAAATG GTTTAATTTAA
- the LOC130871246 gene encoding protein FAM200C-like yields the protein MLKIQTPKMPRGSRSSRVASSVSRAPQMRPAPRQAPAAHPPATATAPSAVGSPAAAPRQPGLMAQMATTAAGVAVGSAVGHTLGHAVTGAFSGGGSAEPARPDITYQEPRGAQLLAQQSPGPCFLEIKQFLECAQNQSDVKLCEGFNEVLWQCRIANEGHPPRVDRIEKKVKNRRYSEEFLRYGFTSKTTAGVEKPQCVICGDVLSAESMKPNKLKRHFDSKHLSFADKDINYFRSKADELKKTRVDTGSKYPKQNVIAVEFSYLVALRIARTMKPHSFAEELLLPAAKDSVRVLIGKEFGMQLSAVSLSNDTVRRRINDMSADILNQVIQEIKSAPLPIFSIQLDESTDVTNCSQLLVYVRYINNGDFKDEFLFCKPLETTATAHDVFDRVGSFLKEHKLSWEMVCGVCTDGAPAMLGCQSGFQRLVLNESPEVIGTHCMVHLHALAMKTLPQDLKEVMQSVIGSVNFIKASTLNSRLFSQLCNEFDAPNKALLFHTERRWLSKGTVLKCVFELRDELRIFFSQKARPQFVALFSDQCELQKIAYLVDIFAVLRELSLSLQGPNATCLDLSEKIQSFQMKLQLWQKELEENKTHMLPALSAFFEEHDIKPSGRTAVIVSVKEHMHVLAEEISWYVPSLPAIPFALARSPFTVRVEDVPETAQEEFVRLINSEAARADFSALPLTQFWVKCLQSYPVLSETVLRLLLPFPTTYLCETGFSNLLVIKSKYRRRLAVENDLRCALAKTAPRISDLVRKKQSQPSH from the exons ATGTTGAAAATACAAACACCTAAGATGCCGCGCGGAAGCCGCTCTTCCCGGGTGGCCTCTTCCGTCAG cCGGGCCCCTCAGATGAGGCCTGCTCCCAGACAAGCGCCTGCAGCTCATCCTCCAGCAACAGCGACTGCACCATCTGCAGTTGGCTCACCTGCTGCTGCACCCCGGCAGCCAGGCCTGATGGCCCAGATGGCGACCACTGCAGCCGGTGTGGCTGTGGGCTCTGCAGTGGGCCACACCCTGGGTCATGCCGTCACTGGGGCCTTCAGTGGAGGTGGCAGTGCTGAGCCTGCGAGGCCCGACATCACTTACCAG GAGCCCCGGGGAGCCCAGCTGCTGGCCCAGCAGTCTCCTGGACCTTGCTTTCTTGAGATCAAACAGTTTCTGGAGTGTGCCCAGAACCAGAGTGATGTCAAGCTCTGCGAGGGCTTCAATGAGGTGTTGTGGCAGTGCAGAATTGCAAATG AGGGCCATCCCCCAAGAGTGGACCGTATAGAGAAGAAGGTTAAGAACAGAAGATACAGTGAAGAATTCTTACGGTATGGTTTTACCTCAAAAACGACAGCAGGCGTTGAGAAACCGCAGTGTGTTATTTGTGGGGACGTTCTCTCAGCAGAGTCTATGAAGCCAAACAAACTGAAACGCCattttgacagcaagcacctgaGCTTTGCCGACAAGGATATCAACTATTTTAGAAGCAAAGCTGATGAGCTCAAGAAAACCAGGGTTGACACTGGCAGCAAATACCCCAAACAGAATGTCATAGCCGTTGAGTTTTCCTATTTGGTGGCGCTCAGAATCGCCAGGACTATGAAGCCTCACAGCTTTGCTGAGGAGTTACTGTTGCCAGCGGCCAAAGACAGTGTTCGAGTTCTGATCGGAAAGGAATTTGGTATGCAGCTGAGCGCGGTTTCCCTATCTAACGACACTGTCCGCAGAAGAATAAATGACATGTCTGCCGATATTCTTAACCAGGTCATCCAGGAAATTAAATCTGCTCCACTTCCAATATTCAGTATCCAGCTCGATGAATCTACAGACGTCACAAACTGTTCCCAGTTACTGGTTTACGTGAGGTACATTAACAACGGCGACTTCAAAGATGAATTCCTCTTTTGCAAACCTCTTGAAACAACAGCCACCGCACATGATGTATTTGACAGAGTCGGTTCATTTCTGAAGGAGCACAAACTCTCATGGGAAATGGTCTGTGGGGTTTGCACCGATGGTGCTCCTGCTATGCTAGGATGTCAGTCTGGATTTCAGCGTTTGGTCCTGAACGAGTCACCGGAAGTCATCGGAACTCACTGTATGGTTCATCTGCATGCATTAGCAATGAAGACACTGCCGCAAGACTTAAAAGAAGTCATGCAAAGCGTCATCGGGTCTGTCAATTTTATCAAGGCGAGCACGTTAAACAGTCGACTGTTTTCGCAACTTTGCAACGAGTTTGACGCACCCAACAAAGCTCTGCTATTTCACACCGAAAGGAGGTGGTTGTCCAAAGGAAccgttttaaaatgtgtttttgagCTTCGTGATGAGCTCAGAATATTTTTTAGTCAGAAAGCAAGACCACAGTTCGTAGCACTTTTCAGTGATCAATGTGAATTGCAGAAAATAGCTTACTTGGTCGACATCTTTGCTGTCTTGCGCGAATTAAGTTTATCACTGCAAGGACCAAATGCAACATGCCTCGATTTGTCTGAAAAGATCCAGTCATTCCAAATGAAGCTTCAGCTTTGGCAAAAAGagctggaagaaaataaaacacacatgttgcctgccctctctgctttctttgagGAACATGACATTAAACCCTCCGGAAGGACTGCAGTGATCGTTTCCGTGAAAGAGCACATGCACGTGCTTGCCGAAGAAATTTCCTGGTACGTTCCAAGTCTACCTGCCATCCCATTTGCCCTTGCTAGAAGTCCTTTCACAGTCAGAGTTGAAGATGTCCCTGAGACGGCACAAGAGGAATTTGTCAGACTTATTAACAGCGAAGCAGCAAGAGCTGACTTCTCTGCGTTGCCACTTACACAGTTCTGGGTCAAGTGTTTGCAGTCCTACCCTGTTCTGTCTGAGACCGTGTTGCGcctcctccttccatttccaACAACATatctttgtgagacagggttttccaaCTTGTTGGTTATCAAGTCCAAATACAGACGTAGGCTCGCTGTGGAAAATGATCTCCGTTGTGCTCTTGCAAAGACTGCCCCGAGAATTTCTGATCTAGTGAGAAAGAAGCAATCTCAACCTTCACACTGA